The Caulobacter sp. FWC26 genome contains a region encoding:
- a CDS encoding MATE family efflux transporter codes for MTVVTTMPRDAAGTALSPERPRGPIMTDLIELLRLAGPVVLSRLGIMVMGLTDAIVVGHFSAQQLGYHAMAWAPSSVFVTATVGLLVGVQVMTARAMGAGNPHETGAVLRRGLVYAAWLGFGSMALLALLGPMFLQAMGLKDGLAEGATLPLIVFSLSLPVYAISVVLTFWLEGLSRPGPGAAMMWLANVVNLAANLLLVPGVLGLPALGAVGGAWATFIARSALALALAIFVLRMKEARDLGVFDKPVRDRPAEIEQRRIGYGAGASNFFEVSAFAGMNLICGWISALAVAAYTVVLNVSAIIFMVPLGVASATAVMVGRAYGARDPAGMTRAGWIAFAVIAVIGVLFGLLLYPTKHWVALAYTTDPAVLALILPALVLACLFFAPDAVQVVAAQALRARGEVWVPTITHLISYALVMGPLAWWLAIPKGMGLNGVLISIIVTSFLAAGFLLMRFRMLDWRDRKAGGEA; via the coding sequence TTGACAGTGGTGACGACCATGCCGCGCGACGCGGCCGGAACGGCGCTCTCCCCAGAGCGGCCGCGCGGCCCCATCATGACCGATCTGATCGAACTGCTCCGCCTGGCCGGGCCGGTCGTGCTGTCGCGCTTGGGCATCATGGTGATGGGCCTGACCGACGCCATCGTGGTCGGACACTTCTCGGCGCAGCAGCTGGGCTACCACGCCATGGCGTGGGCGCCGTCCTCGGTGTTCGTCACCGCGACCGTCGGCCTCCTGGTTGGCGTGCAGGTCATGACCGCGCGGGCGATGGGGGCGGGGAATCCGCATGAAACCGGCGCGGTGCTGCGGCGCGGCCTCGTCTACGCCGCCTGGCTCGGATTTGGGTCTATGGCCTTGCTGGCGCTGCTGGGGCCGATGTTCCTGCAGGCCATGGGGCTGAAGGACGGCCTCGCCGAGGGCGCGACCCTGCCACTGATCGTCTTTTCGCTGTCCCTGCCGGTCTATGCGATCTCGGTGGTTCTGACGTTCTGGCTGGAGGGCCTTTCCAGGCCCGGGCCTGGCGCGGCGATGATGTGGCTGGCCAATGTCGTGAACTTGGCGGCCAATCTGCTTTTGGTGCCGGGCGTGCTGGGCCTGCCGGCGCTGGGGGCGGTAGGCGGCGCCTGGGCGACTTTCATCGCGCGATCCGCGCTGGCCCTGGCGCTGGCGATCTTCGTCCTCCGCATGAAGGAGGCGCGCGACCTGGGTGTGTTCGACAAGCCCGTGCGTGACCGCCCCGCCGAGATCGAGCAGCGGCGCATAGGCTATGGCGCTGGCGCGTCCAACTTCTTCGAGGTGTCGGCCTTTGCAGGTATGAACCTGATCTGCGGCTGGATCAGCGCCCTGGCCGTAGCGGCTTACACGGTGGTGCTGAACGTCTCGGCGATCATCTTCATGGTGCCGCTCGGCGTGGCTTCGGCCACTGCGGTGATGGTGGGGCGAGCCTATGGCGCGCGCGACCCGGCGGGCATGACCCGCGCAGGCTGGATCGCCTTTGCGGTGATCGCGGTGATCGGCGTGCTGTTTGGCCTGCTGCTCTATCCGACCAAGCACTGGGTGGCCCTGGCCTACACCACCGACCCGGCGGTGCTGGCGCTGATCCTGCCGGCCCTGGTTCTGGCCTGCCTGTTCTTCGCGCCCGATGCGGTGCAAGTCGTCGCGGCCCAGGCGCTGCGCGCTCGGGGCGAGGTCTGGGTCCCGACGATCACGCACCTGATCAGCTACGCCCTGGTCATGGGGCCGCTGGCCTGGTGGCTTGCGATCCCCAAGGGCATGGGCCTGAACGGGGTGCTGATCTCGATTATTGTCACCAGTTTCCTGGCTGCGGGCTTCCTGCTGATGCGGTTCCGAATGCTGGACTGGCGCGATCGAAAGGCAGGGGGCGAGGCTTAG
- a CDS encoding NADP-dependent oxidoreductase: protein MTTSREIRLKARPVGMPKASDFDLATVDLPAPGDGEIQVKNLWMSVDPYMRGRMYDRPSYVPPFQLGEALQGGAIGEVIASNDPDFKPGDMVSSMFGWREAFNAHPKSLAAAGMGAITKIETHGIPPQAFLGVVGMPGMTAYAGLLRVAALKDGDVVFVSAAAGAVGSIVCQIAKLKGHTVIGSAGGPEKVAFLKSIGVDHVIDYKATPDVVAELAKVAPKGIDVYFENVGGVHLEAALNSARPFARFALCGMISQYNETGKPEGPSNIILAVGKSLRLEGFIVSNHFDLYPQFAKDMAEWIKAGKITWKETVEEGVERAPEAFLKLFTGENLGKMLVKLG from the coding sequence ATGACCACCTCGCGCGAGATCCGTCTGAAAGCCCGTCCCGTCGGGATGCCGAAGGCGTCGGACTTCGACCTGGCGACCGTCGACCTGCCCGCGCCGGGCGATGGTGAAATCCAGGTCAAGAACCTGTGGATGTCGGTCGACCCTTACATGCGCGGCCGCATGTACGACCGTCCCAGCTATGTCCCGCCCTTCCAACTGGGCGAAGCGCTGCAAGGCGGCGCGATCGGCGAGGTGATCGCCTCCAACGATCCCGACTTCAAGCCGGGCGATATGGTCAGTTCGATGTTTGGCTGGCGTGAAGCGTTCAACGCCCATCCCAAGTCGCTGGCCGCCGCCGGCATGGGCGCGATCACCAAGATCGAGACCCACGGCATCCCCCCGCAGGCCTTCCTGGGCGTGGTCGGCATGCCCGGCATGACCGCCTACGCCGGGCTGCTGCGGGTCGCGGCCCTGAAGGATGGCGACGTCGTTTTCGTGTCGGCCGCCGCTGGTGCGGTCGGTTCGATCGTCTGCCAGATCGCCAAGCTGAAGGGCCACACCGTGATCGGCTCGGCTGGCGGCCCTGAAAAGGTGGCGTTCCTCAAGTCGATCGGCGTCGATCACGTCATCGACTACAAGGCTACGCCCGACGTGGTGGCCGAGTTGGCCAAGGTCGCGCCCAAGGGCATCGACGTCTATTTCGAAAACGTCGGCGGGGTTCACCTGGAGGCGGCCCTGAACTCGGCCCGCCCCTTCGCCCGGTTCGCCCTTTGCGGCATGATCTCGCAGTACAATGAAACCGGTAAGCCGGAAGGCCCGTCGAACATCATCCTGGCGGTGGGGAAAAGCCTGCGCCTGGAAGGCTTCATCGTTTCCAACCACTTCGATCTCTATCCGCAGTTCGCCAAGGACATGGCCGAGTGGATCAAGGCCGGAAAGATCACCTGGAAAGAGACGGTCGAGGAAGGCGTCGAGCGCGCGCCCGAGGCGTTCCTCAAACTCTTCACCGGCGAGAACCTCGGGAAGATGCTGGTGAAGCTGGGCTAG
- a CDS encoding ThuA domain-containing protein, whose product MNRLILLVALVTALACSAAQAAPKIRVLYLDQSVGWRHAPVTRPKNSNGPTPSEIALAEIGARSGAFSVESTQDARQITPEKLKTIDVLVFYTTGELPIAPMAWQAIQQWVASGKGGFVGLHSATDTHWNYSGPGQTYTAFINGRFAGHPWTEGTPMTIQALGGSSPVNKAWPRRFAYAEEIYQYSDYDPTRVRALQALDFTETPLKRPWFVPVTWARQLGKGRLFHTNLGHTPSTWNDPRYRAQLLDAIRWAAHRIPGSAKPNPEEQALWALRSLLAYQGLPKTEVEARIAKLAGADKVWLLQTAARTAALRPLWPAKPENDKRAFDAAYQAVLTDVIARSGP is encoded by the coding sequence ATGAACCGCCTCATTCTCCTCGTCGCGCTCGTCACCGCCCTCGCCTGTTCGGCGGCGCAAGCCGCGCCAAAGATCCGCGTGCTCTATCTTGACCAGTCGGTCGGCTGGCGGCACGCCCCCGTCACGCGCCCTAAAAACAGTAACGGTCCGACGCCGTCCGAAATCGCCTTGGCCGAGATCGGCGCGCGCAGCGGGGCCTTCAGCGTGGAATCGACCCAGGACGCGCGCCAGATCACGCCCGAGAAACTCAAGACCATCGACGTCCTGGTGTTCTACACGACTGGCGAGCTGCCGATCGCGCCAATGGCTTGGCAGGCGATCCAGCAATGGGTCGCGAGCGGCAAGGGCGGCTTTGTAGGCCTGCATAGCGCCACGGATACGCACTGGAACTATTCGGGACCGGGCCAGACCTATACCGCCTTCATCAACGGCCGGTTCGCGGGTCATCCCTGGACCGAGGGCACACCGATGACCATTCAGGCGCTGGGTGGCTCCAGCCCGGTGAACAAGGCCTGGCCACGCCGGTTCGCCTATGCCGAGGAGATCTATCAGTACTCGGACTATGACCCAACCAGGGTGCGGGCGCTGCAAGCGCTGGACTTTACCGAGACGCCGCTGAAACGCCCCTGGTTCGTACCCGTCACCTGGGCGCGCCAGCTCGGTAAGGGCCGTCTGTTCCATACCAATCTGGGCCACACGCCCAGTACCTGGAACGACCCGCGCTACCGCGCCCAACTGCTGGACGCGATACGCTGGGCAGCCCATCGCATCCCGGGCTCGGCTAAGCCCAACCCTGAAGAGCAAGCGCTGTGGGCGCTGCGGTCTTTGCTCGCCTATCAGGGCCTTCCGAAAACCGAGGTAGAGGCGCGGATCGCCAAGCTGGCCGGAGCCGACAAGGTGTGGCTGCTGCAGACCGCAGCTCGCACTGCGGCCCTGCGCCCGCTTTGGCCGGCGAAACCGGAAAACGATAAGCGCGCCTTCGACGCGGCCTATCAGGCGGTGCTCACCGACGTAATCGCCCGCTCGGGACCTTAG
- a CDS encoding SDR family oxidoreductase, with amino-acid sequence MTKTHTPEFEHTGERVAQAYRDIQAPLDAREARSFQPKEKDERDQPKAMQAGARAYPAPPYPAQHQTKPGLESRLDPAPMYEAPFYKGSGKLEGKVALITGADSGIGRAVAVLFAREGCDIAIAYLDEDRDAADTKTAVENEGRRAILLPGDVADPSYARAAVERTVETLGRLDVLVNNAAFQEHVTAFENLTPEHFDRTLRTNLYGYFHMAQAAVKHLPNGGSIINTGSVTGLLGNKDLLDYSMTKGGIHAFTRSLATHLIDKGIRVNAVAPGPVWTPLNPADKAAPQVAQFGAKTPMRRAAQPEEIAPAYVFLASPQTASYITGEILPIIGGYSGG; translated from the coding sequence ATGACCAAGACCCACACCCCGGAGTTCGAACACACAGGCGAACGCGTCGCCCAAGCCTATCGCGACATCCAGGCGCCGCTCGACGCCAGGGAGGCGCGCTCCTTCCAACCGAAGGAAAAGGACGAGCGGGATCAGCCCAAGGCCATGCAGGCCGGAGCACGGGCCTATCCCGCGCCACCTTATCCCGCGCAGCATCAGACAAAGCCCGGCCTGGAGAGCCGCCTGGATCCCGCACCGATGTACGAAGCGCCGTTCTACAAGGGCTCAGGAAAGCTTGAGGGGAAGGTCGCGCTGATCACCGGCGCCGACAGCGGGATCGGTCGCGCCGTAGCGGTGCTGTTCGCCCGCGAAGGCTGCGACATCGCCATCGCCTATCTGGACGAGGACCGCGATGCGGCGGACACGAAGACGGCAGTGGAGAACGAGGGCCGCCGCGCCATCCTGCTGCCAGGCGATGTAGCCGATCCCAGTTACGCCCGGGCCGCGGTGGAACGTACGGTCGAGACCCTCGGGCGACTGGATGTTCTCGTCAACAACGCGGCCTTTCAGGAGCATGTCACCGCGTTCGAGAACCTGACGCCAGAACACTTCGACCGCACGCTGCGCACCAACCTCTATGGCTATTTCCATATGGCTCAGGCGGCGGTGAAGCACCTGCCCAACGGCGGGTCGATCATCAACACCGGCTCGGTCACTGGATTGCTCGGCAACAAGGACCTGCTGGATTATTCGATGACCAAGGGCGGCATCCATGCCTTTACCCGCTCGCTGGCCACCCACCTGATCGACAAGGGCATCAGGGTCAACGCCGTCGCGCCGGGGCCCGTCTGGACGCCGCTCAATCCCGCCGACAAGGCTGCGCCGCAGGTCGCCCAATTCGGGGCCAAGACACCGATGCGACGCGCTGCGCAGCCTGAAGAGATCGCGCCGGCGTATGTGTTCCTGGCCTCCCCCCAAACCGCCAGCTACATCACCGGAGAAATCCTGCCGATCATCGGCGGCTACTCAGGCGGGTAG
- the mdoH gene encoding glucans biosynthesis glucosyltransferase MdoH produces MSDRSALFDVRTSTSVSLDQVVRRDTVEIPAEAPLAMPVQPLSFWQGGARRATALIQDMNLRRWMLGLMTIAMGVAGWKASFDTIALGGVTRLEAVVLTLLAPLFLALSLWFCTALIGFVVLMGRPKDPLGIDGETPMPKLHTRTAILMPVYNEDAAAVFARLRAMDASIAEAGAARNFDIFVISDTRDAQVALAEQACFARFRREANCNVYYRIRKENTGRKAGNVADWVSRWGSAYEHMLVLDADSLMTGEAMVRLADAMERHPGAGLIQTMPMIINGQTIFARTLQFATRLYGRVAWTGLAWWSGSESSFWGHNAIVRTRAFAETCGLPHLPGPKPFGGEVMSHDALESALLRRGGWSVHLAPYLDGSYEESPSNLLDFATRDRRWCRGNIQHVPLIALPGLHWMSRMHLVIGVLSYALSPLWFFCLSAGLISRALMPELKKAAFTMADLKAAAHALIDWREIQATAWAMIITFVLLFGPKILGAILVLARKGEVKGFGGKRRMAAGLAVEMLFSALVAPMLMFTQTRAIVEILAGKVGGWAAQRRDADKVDFKEAWAAMGWISLSGLILAASFWFTPDLLTATAPILAGLVLAVPLTMLGAHKVAGLKLKANGLFMTPEERRPPAIVRAAVGAACEPPIRWFARNGRPIGPTTKIRDAA; encoded by the coding sequence ATGAGCGATCGCTCCGCCCTCTTCGATGTGCGCACCTCCACCAGCGTGAGCCTCGATCAGGTCGTTCGCCGTGACACGGTCGAAATCCCGGCCGAAGCCCCCCTGGCCATGCCGGTGCAACCGCTGAGCTTCTGGCAGGGCGGCGCGCGGCGCGCCACGGCCCTGATCCAGGACATGAACCTGCGTCGCTGGATGCTGGGCCTGATGACCATCGCCATGGGCGTCGCGGGTTGGAAGGCCTCGTTCGACACCATCGCGCTGGGCGGCGTGACCCGTCTGGAAGCCGTCGTCCTGACTCTGCTGGCCCCACTCTTCCTGGCGCTGTCGCTGTGGTTCTGTACGGCCCTAATCGGCTTTGTGGTGCTGATGGGCCGACCCAAGGATCCGCTGGGCATCGACGGCGAAACGCCGATGCCCAAACTGCATACGCGTACCGCCATCCTGATGCCGGTTTATAACGAGGACGCTGCGGCGGTGTTCGCGCGCCTGCGCGCCATGGACGCCTCGATCGCCGAGGCTGGCGCGGCTCGGAACTTCGACATCTTCGTCATCAGCGACACGCGCGACGCGCAGGTGGCGTTGGCCGAACAAGCCTGCTTCGCGCGCTTCCGCCGCGAGGCCAACTGCAACGTCTACTATCGCATCCGCAAGGAAAACACCGGCCGCAAGGCGGGCAACGTCGCCGACTGGGTTAGCCGCTGGGGCAGCGCCTACGAGCACATGCTGGTGCTGGACGCCGACAGCCTGATGACCGGCGAGGCCATGGTGCGCCTCGCCGATGCGATGGAGCGTCACCCGGGCGCGGGTCTGATCCAGACCATGCCGATGATCATCAACGGCCAGACGATCTTCGCCCGCACCTTGCAGTTCGCCACGCGCCTGTACGGCCGCGTCGCCTGGACGGGTCTGGCCTGGTGGTCGGGTTCGGAGAGCTCGTTCTGGGGCCACAACGCCATCGTGCGCACCCGCGCCTTCGCCGAGACGTGCGGCCTGCCGCACCTGCCCGGCCCCAAGCCCTTCGGCGGCGAGGTGATGAGCCACGACGCCCTCGAAAGCGCCCTGCTCCGCCGCGGCGGCTGGAGCGTGCATCTGGCCCCCTATCTTGACGGCTCCTACGAAGAGAGCCCGTCGAACCTGCTAGACTTCGCCACGCGTGACCGTCGCTGGTGCCGGGGCAACATCCAGCACGTGCCGCTGATCGCCCTGCCCGGCCTGCACTGGATGAGCCGCATGCACCTGGTGATCGGCGTGCTCAGCTACGCCCTGTCGCCGCTGTGGTTCTTCTGTCTGTCGGCCGGCCTGATCTCGCGCGCCCTGATGCCGGAGCTCAAGAAGGCCGCCTTCACCATGGCTGATCTAAAGGCCGCCGCGCACGCCCTGATCGACTGGCGCGAAATCCAGGCCACCGCCTGGGCGATGATCATCACCTTCGTCCTGCTGTTTGGCCCCAAGATCCTGGGCGCCATTCTTGTCCTGGCGCGCAAGGGTGAGGTGAAAGGTTTTGGCGGCAAGCGTCGCATGGCCGCCGGTCTGGCCGTCGAGATGCTGTTCTCGGCCCTGGTCGCGCCGATGCTGATGTTCACTCAGACCCGCGCCATCGTTGAAATCCTGGCCGGCAAGGTCGGCGGTTGGGCCGCCCAGCGCCGCGACGCCGACAAGGTAGACTTCAAGGAGGCCTGGGCCGCCATGGGCTGGATCAGCCTCTCGGGCCTGATCCTGGCGGCGTCGTTCTGGTTCACGCCGGACCTGCTGACCGCCACGGCTCCGATCCTGGCCGGTCTGGTTCTGGCCGTGCCGCTGACCATGCTCGGCGCCCACAAGGTGGCCGGCCTGAAGCTGAAGGCCAACGGCCTGTTCATGACCCCGGAAGAGCGCCGCCCGCCGGCCATTGTCCGGGCCGCCGTGGGCGCCGCCTGCGAACCCCCGATCCGCTGGTTCGCGCGCAATGGGCGCCCCATCGGTCCCACCACCAAGATTCGCGACGCGGCCTGA
- a CDS encoding Gfo/Idh/MocA family protein, with protein MTQTLKAGVVGAGVFGGYHAKKYAELDGVTLVGVFDIDLARAKALAEPLGAEGYDDMAAFLGAVDVVTVAAPAVHHAAPALAALKAGKPVYSEKPIAVSPEDADKMVAAAAKAGVPLACGHQERVVFQAMGLLDIPEQPLRLEAVRRGTPSDRNLDVSVVLDLMIHDIDLALALCDGEPIAVEGEGAITRSTSLDWVKAEATFDNGFTAVFDSSRVAEARERTMKVVYPSGEVEIDFLQRTFRNTTPYPLIENFTETPAGKDPLGLSVAGFLAAVRGETPRPVVTGEEAARALDLALAVEQAVEG; from the coding sequence ATGACCCAGACTCTCAAAGCGGGCGTTGTCGGCGCCGGTGTGTTCGGCGGCTATCACGCCAAGAAGTACGCCGAGTTGGACGGCGTGACTCTGGTCGGCGTGTTCGACATCGACCTAGCGCGGGCCAAGGCCCTGGCCGAGCCCTTGGGTGCGGAAGGCTACGATGACATGGCGGCTTTCCTGGGTGCGGTGGATGTGGTCACCGTCGCCGCGCCGGCCGTTCATCATGCCGCGCCGGCCCTGGCCGCGCTCAAGGCCGGCAAGCCGGTCTATTCGGAAAAGCCGATCGCCGTGTCGCCTGAGGACGCCGACAAGATGGTCGCCGCAGCCGCCAAGGCGGGTGTGCCGCTGGCCTGCGGGCACCAGGAGCGGGTCGTGTTCCAGGCCATGGGCCTGTTGGACATCCCCGAACAGCCCTTGCGCCTCGAAGCCGTGCGTCGCGGCACGCCGTCGGATCGTAATCTCGACGTCTCGGTCGTGCTGGACCTGATGATCCACGATATCGACCTTGCCCTGGCGCTCTGCGACGGCGAGCCGATCGCGGTCGAAGGCGAGGGGGCGATCACGCGCTCGACCTCGCTGGACTGGGTGAAGGCCGAAGCCACCTTCGACAACGGCTTCACGGCCGTGTTCGACAGTTCGCGCGTCGCCGAGGCTCGGGAGCGGACCATGAAGGTCGTCTACCCCTCGGGCGAGGTCGAAATCGACTTCCTGCAGCGCACCTTCCGCAACACTACGCCCTATCCGCTGATCGAGAACTTCACCGAGACCCCGGCTGGCAAGGACCCCCTGGGCCTGTCGGTGGCGGGCTTCCTGGCGGCCGTTCGCGGCGAGACCCCTCGGCCGGTCGTGACCGGCGAGGAAGCCGCGCGGGCGCTCGATCTGGCGCTGGCGGTCGAGCAGGCGGTCGAGGGTTAA
- a CDS encoding DUF2239 family protein, which yields MDGVFVVFQGGRRVAAGSQVEAALAAQALAGESGVLIFDPQGRSVDFDLRGGPEAVRARFAPEDEAPRGRGRPKLGVVAREVTLLPRHWEWLAAQPGGASVALRKLVEAARRASEGPDRIRASRDAAYRFASAMAGDLVGFEEAMRCLFAGDDAGFEARIETWPGDIAAQLRTYAAEAFGADDATA from the coding sequence ATGGACGGGGTCTTTGTGGTGTTCCAGGGGGGGCGGCGCGTGGCGGCCGGCTCCCAGGTCGAGGCGGCCTTGGCGGCGCAGGCCTTGGCTGGCGAGTCTGGCGTGCTGATCTTCGACCCCCAGGGGCGATCGGTGGATTTCGACCTTCGGGGCGGCCCCGAGGCGGTGCGGGCGCGGTTCGCGCCCGAGGATGAAGCCCCGCGGGGACGCGGCCGGCCCAAGCTCGGTGTGGTGGCGCGCGAGGTCACCCTGCTTCCAAGGCATTGGGAATGGCTGGCCGCGCAGCCCGGCGGCGCTTCGGTCGCGCTGCGAAAACTGGTCGAGGCCGCGCGCCGAGCCTCGGAGGGACCCGATCGCATTCGAGCGTCCAGGGACGCGGCCTACCGCTTCGCGTCCGCCATGGCCGGTGACCTCGTGGGCTTCGAGGAAGCGATGCGCTGCCTGTTCGCCGGCGATGACGCCGGTTTCGAGGCTCGGATCGAGACTTGGCCGGGCGATATCGCGGCGCAGCTCAGAACCTATGCCGCCGAGGCCTTTGGGGCCGACGACGCGACCGCCTAA
- a CDS encoding DUF885 family protein, translating to MGKQDKMDRRQFLFGAAAAAPLLGARSAFGAEPGPRDAELRALLDTFWNADLDAAPQMATERGLDVGPRAAQRGKLNDASRAGRNAWIAARKERLAALARISPEDLSPAARVDHEVTTYTYRRTLDGGMKYDFGEGQAGFGYAPYSPYVLSQLTGAYQAIPDFLDSRHPVRTTEDAEAYLSRLEAYAMALDANTQALALDAAKGVLAPDFALDAGLAQLRRQRAVGATDASVTRSLATRAAKTGLTGDWAGRAAAIVSAAVYPALDRQIAALEAARAKATSDAGAWKLPDGDAFYADALAFQTTTRRTPDEVHRLGLQQVAELEAQIDTRLRRLGLTTGTVAQRLTALSARPDQQYANTDAGRAQLLADLNAQTAAIRARMGTVFRTLPAAPVEIVRVPPEIEDGAPNGYAQAPALDGSRPGRFYINLKDTAEWPKFNLPTLTYHEALPGHVWQGSISLGSQQIPMLRRAGMGFAAYGEGWALYAEQLAAEMGVYEGDPLGEIGYLQSLQFRAVRLVVDTGLHFKRWTRAQATDYMVSQTGMPRARVQREIDRYCVWPGQACSYKIGHVEWVRLREEAKKRVGARFDLKTFHDVLLQGPMPLVVLEQTLATMFPA from the coding sequence GTGGGGAAACAAGACAAGATGGATAGACGCCAGTTTCTGTTCGGCGCGGCGGCTGCGGCGCCGCTATTGGGCGCGCGCTCGGCCTTTGGCGCGGAACCGGGCCCTCGCGACGCGGAACTCCGCGCGCTGCTTGACACCTTCTGGAACGCCGACCTCGACGCCGCGCCGCAGATGGCTACCGAACGCGGGCTTGACGTCGGCCCACGCGCCGCCCAGCGCGGCAAGCTCAATGACGCCTCCCGGGCCGGACGCAACGCCTGGATCGCGGCGCGAAAGGAGCGCCTCGCAGCGCTCGCGCGCATATCGCCCGAGGACCTCTCGCCCGCAGCTCGGGTCGACCACGAGGTGACCACCTACACCTATCGGCGGACCCTTGATGGTGGCATGAAATATGACTTCGGCGAAGGCCAGGCCGGCTTTGGCTATGCGCCATACTCGCCCTATGTGCTCAGCCAGCTGACCGGGGCCTATCAGGCGATCCCGGACTTCCTTGATTCCCGCCATCCCGTCCGGACGACGGAGGACGCCGAGGCCTATCTCTCGCGCCTCGAAGCCTATGCGATGGCGCTGGACGCAAACACGCAGGCCCTGGCGCTGGACGCGGCCAAGGGCGTTTTGGCGCCGGACTTCGCGCTGGACGCCGGCCTCGCGCAGCTGCGCCGACAACGCGCCGTCGGGGCGACGGACGCCAGCGTAACCCGCTCGCTCGCCACTCGCGCCGCCAAGACCGGTCTGACGGGCGACTGGGCCGGACGCGCTGCGGCGATCGTCAGCGCCGCAGTGTATCCCGCCCTCGATCGCCAAATCGCCGCCTTGGAAGCCGCGCGCGCCAAGGCCACGAGCGATGCGGGCGCCTGGAAACTGCCCGACGGCGACGCCTTCTATGCCGACGCTCTGGCTTTCCAGACCACGACCCGTCGCACGCCCGATGAAGTCCACCGCCTGGGGCTCCAACAGGTGGCCGAGTTGGAAGCGCAGATCGATACGCGCCTTCGCCGCCTGGGCCTGACCACAGGAACCGTCGCGCAGCGGCTCACGGCGCTATCGGCGCGGCCTGACCAGCAGTACGCCAATACCGACGCCGGTCGCGCCCAATTGCTGGCGGACCTCAACGCCCAGACCGCCGCCATCCGGGCCCGCATGGGCACGGTGTTTAGGACCCTGCCCGCGGCTCCCGTCGAAATCGTCCGGGTGCCGCCGGAGATCGAGGACGGCGCGCCGAACGGCTATGCTCAGGCGCCGGCGCTCGACGGCTCGCGGCCGGGCCGGTTCTACATCAACCTCAAGGACACGGCCGAGTGGCCTAAGTTCAACCTGCCCACCCTCACCTATCACGAGGCCCTCCCCGGCCATGTCTGGCAGGGATCCATCTCATTGGGCTCTCAGCAGATCCCCATGCTGCGGCGCGCCGGGATGGGCTTTGCAGCCTATGGCGAGGGCTGGGCTTTGTACGCTGAGCAGTTGGCCGCCGAGATGGGCGTCTATGAAGGCGATCCGTTGGGCGAGATCGGCTACCTGCAGTCTCTGCAGTTCCGCGCCGTGCGCCTCGTGGTCGACACGGGGCTGCACTTCAAGCGCTGGACCCGAGCCCAGGCCACCGACTACATGGTCAGTCAGACGGGCATGCCCCGCGCGCGCGTCCAGCGGGAGATCGATCGCTACTGCGTCTGGCCGGGCCAGGCATGCAGCTACAAGATCGGCCACGTCGAATGGGTGCGGCTCCGTGAGGAGGCCAAAAAGCGCGTCGGCGCCCGCTTCGATCTGAAGACCTTCCACGACGTGCTGCTGCAAGGCCCGATGCCGCTGGTGGTGCTGGAGCAGACCCTGGCGACGATGTTCCCCGCCTGA
- a CDS encoding VOC family protein, with the protein MSRRLALVSLLVADYDEAIAFYVGKLGFSLVEDTDMGHGKRWVVVSPGNDGTDFLLARAAGEQAEAIGRQGGGRVWLFLHTDDFVGDYARMSAAGVRFLEEPRHEAYGTVAVFEDHSGNRWDLMQPKA; encoded by the coding sequence ATGTCTCGCCGTCTCGCCCTGGTTTCGTTGCTTGTCGCCGACTATGACGAAGCGATCGCCTTCTATGTTGGAAAGCTTGGCTTTTCTTTGGTCGAGGACACCGACATGGGGCACGGCAAGCGCTGGGTGGTCGTCTCGCCGGGTAACGATGGGACCGACTTCCTGCTGGCCCGCGCCGCAGGCGAACAGGCCGAAGCAATCGGTCGCCAAGGCGGTGGGCGAGTCTGGCTATTTCTGCATACGGATGATTTCGTCGGCGACTACGCCCGCATGAGCGCGGCGGGCGTCCGGTTTCTCGAGGAACCGCGCCACGAGGCCTATGGAACGGTCGCGGTTTTCGAGGATCATTCCGGCAATCGCTGGGACCTGATGCAACCCAAGGCCTGA
- a CDS encoding GIY-YIG nuclease family protein: MSGRDALRRAYKERKVEAGVYAVRCAATDEVWVGATPDLSTRQNGIWFSLRLGSHREPSLQAAWNIHGADRFAYETVETVDLDGLDTFGRVSRLKDRRAHWIEAFGARGLN; this comes from the coding sequence ATGTCTGGACGCGATGCGCTGCGACGCGCTTACAAGGAACGCAAGGTCGAGGCGGGGGTCTATGCCGTGCGCTGCGCCGCGACCGATGAGGTTTGGGTCGGCGCAACGCCCGATCTTTCGACACGACAGAACGGAATCTGGTTCTCGCTACGGCTGGGTTCGCATCGTGAGCCTAGTCTGCAGGCAGCCTGGAACATCCACGGCGCCGACCGCTTCGCCTACGAGACCGTGGAAACGGTCGATTTGGACGGCCTGGACACGTTCGGCCGGGTCTCGCGCCTGAAGGACCGACGCGCCCATTGGATCGAGGCGTTCGGCGCGCGAGGGCTGAATTGA